The proteins below are encoded in one region of Takifugu rubripes chromosome 1, fTakRub1.2, whole genome shotgun sequence:
- the tanc2b gene encoding protein TANC2 isoform X2 — translation MRENYCCQSEGGGGGGGRERVACVSVCAVGVCVLTPAARPPSPLICGELSARLGRSFSLHLFPFYPPSPSLAPFSPLFLPALFFLLAHPFSSYYGAGFLSPGQTSCSADRDGGSEDLADPRSPGVDPQFSHFGQGGSIDSDCAFDPDYAVPPFSMTEGMQHIRIMEGMSRSLPSSPLLTHQTISMRLQPVKKLTAPLRKAKFVESPRIPQSELGSPTHTFTTAKNPDLDTHCRGESSQELGPPPSVDEAANTLMTRLGFLLGDKVSEGPAGTQYSMEEPEARQGQNQRISPCSTLTSSTASPPAGSPCSTLPPTMPGQTGNKDCAYGSVTSPTSTLESRDSGIIATLTSYSENMERGGKYGEGSRGNLKQWHSQKSGMDSFLYRVDENMTASTYSLNKIPERNLESMSSHSAHSIPLYLMPRPNSVAATSSAHLEDLAYLDEQRHTPLRTSLRMPRQSTTCGPCRSGQDLRASANNTHAWQSQSLRFAPYRPQDIALKPLLFEVPSITMDSVFTGREWLFQEIDAHLNRPSGSTSRGVAVVANIGFGKTAIISRLVALSCHGTRMRQIASDSPQASPKHGEGFPLSQPQPTHGTLGGGSCPGTPEMRRRQEEAMRRLASQVVAYHYCQADNAYTCLVPEFVHNVAALLCRSPHLVAYREQLLREPHLQSILSLRSCVQDPLASFRRGVLEPLDALYKERKIISEEDLIILIDGLNEAEFHKPDYGDTIVSFLTKTINRFPPWLKLVVTVRTTLQDITSDLPFHRISLDGLEENDAIDQDLQGYILHRIHSSPEIQNNISLNGKMDNTTFGKLSAHLKALSQGSYLYLKLTFDLIEKGYLVLKSSSYKVVPVNLAEVYLLQCNMRFPTQSSFERALPLLNVAVASLHPLTDEQIYQAINAGSLQGTLDWEDFQQRVDNLSVFLVKRRDGTRMFVHPSFREWLIWREEGEKTKFLCDPRSGHTLLAFWFSRQEKLNRQQTIELGHHILKAHIFKGLSKKVGVSSSILQGLWVSYCTEGLSAALSSLRNLYTPNIKVSRLLMLGGANVNYRTEVLNNAPVLCVHSHLGYMDMVSLLLEFGASVDAPSESGLTPLCYAAAGGHMAIVSALYRRRAKVDHLDKNRQCALVHAALRGHMEVVKFLIHCDWGMGQQQQQSPQTQQQAGLTKGQATQQAFIAAASMGYTEIVSYLLNLPEKDEEEVERIQINNFDTLWGETALTAASGRGKLEVCRVLLEQGAAVAQTNRRGIVPLFSAVRQGHWQIVDLLLSHGADVNMADKQGRSPLMMAASEGHLETVEFLLAQEASLSLMDKEGLTALSWACLKGHLPVVRYLVESGAATDHADKNGRTPLDLAAFYGDSEVVQFLVDHGAMIEHVDYSGMRPLDRAVGCRNTSVVVALLKKGAKIGPATWAMATSKPDIMIILLSKLIEEGDGFYKKGKVKEAAQRYQYALKKFPREGFSEDLKTFRELKVSLFLNLSRCRRKMNDFGMAEEFATKALELKPKCYEAYYARARAKRSSRQFPEALEDLKEAIKHSPNNREIQRLLQRVEEECHQFSQQEHQHQELELEPPPSPPPTPPPEEEESLSLAMPLPPPPEPRLEDMEPVQDLFEDEDYLEQELEAMTVGLPPPESLSDPSSLPIIQSPPLSPTHPDQIYLTGGSPMGPPYEYHPTSSSMSSPTRGTYQSTSPSLSPTHQNSHYRHSPPHTSPVHQQSYSFSPPPLGSGGPGMDHQSPPPSPLRRAAQYRSSPPLESVCLYRSQSGSPVRYQTEQLPGRPKSPLSKMSSQRSFQLSSQPSLSSQHHQAQGLRLQPSIAQIVRTNQPSVMGNSIYGGQMGHSMGGRYQGGSVDVESRLVYQPSLDGRSMSQVQASLSSGALCQHGGRGGVMESSLLKDELPQRPSSAYRASSGGPGGIRYSQTPQISRSQSAAYYPVTEHVLERSGAVPPCQLGSPEIPHMARRPISANTTEMKQHVTAPRPLIHSQSVGLRFSPSSNNISTGSTTNLAPSFRPSISIQQMEIPLQATYERTCDDISPISPSQGGGGLYQGEATRSRNTPFMGVIDKTARTQQYLHQPSRSRAMTSMDSAISPTSPGQLVQQGSTYSPPASLGNIAYYNKTNNAQNGHLIEEDYYSQTPPPSLGKLTNGSRGSGDILERVSQVPTYQDVKVARTLPVAQAYQDNMYRQLSRDSRTQGPTSPIKPKRPFVESNV, via the exons CCCCTCTGCGGAAAGCAAAGTTTGTGGAGAGCCCTCGCATTCCACAATCAGAGCTTGGCTCCCctacacacaccttcaccactGCCAAGAATCCAGACCTGGACACACACTGCCGGg GGGAGTCGAGCCAGGAGTTGGGCCCCCCTCCGTCTGTGGATGAGGCAGCCAACACATTGATGACGCGCCTCGGTTTTCTTTTGGGAGACAAAGTGAGTGAGGGGCCAGCCGGCACCCAGTACAGCATGGAGGAACCTGAGGCCAGACAG GGCCAGAACCAGAGGATCAGCCCCTGCTCCACCTTGACCAGCAGCACTGCCTCACCCCCTGCAGGGAGCCCCTGCTCCACCCTTCCCCCCACCATGCCTGGCCAGACTGGCAACAAGGACTGCGCCTACGGTTCTGTCACCAGTCCCACCTCGACcctggagagcagagacagCGGGATCATCG CAACACTCACCAGCTACTCCGAGAACATGGAGAGAGGTGGGAAATACGGCGAGGGCTCCCGGGGAAACCTGAAGCAGTGGCATTCGCAGAAATCAGGCATGGACTCGTTCCTGTACAGGGTGGATGAAAACATGACCGCCTCCACCTACAGCCTCAACAAAATCCCAGAGCGCAACCTGGAGAGCATGTCCTCCCACTCTGCCCACTCCATCCCTCTGTACCTCATGCCCCGCCCTAACTCTGTGGCTG CTACCAGTTCAGCCCACCTGGAGGACCTGGCGTACCTGGAtgagcagagacacacaccgTTACGCACCTCACTGCGCATGCCCAGACAGAGCACCACCTGTGGGCCGTGTCGCTCCGGGCAGGACCTGAGAG CTTCTGCTAATAACACCCATGCCTGGCAATCCCAGTCAC TGCGTTTTGCACCTTATCGGCCCCAAGACATCGCCCTCAAACCTCTGCTGTTCGAGGTGCCCAGCATCACCATGGACTCCGTCTTCACGGGCCGCGAGTGGCTTTTCCAAGAGATCGATGCCCATCTCAACCGGCCCAGCGGCAGCACCAGCCGCGGGGTGGCGGTGGTGGCCAATATTGGTTTTGGCAAGACCGCCATCATCTCCCGCCTTGTGGCACTCAGCTGCCACGGTACCCGTATGAGACAGATTGCCTCCGACAGCCCCCAGGCCTCACCCAAAC ATGGAGAGGGGTTCCCCCTGTCTCAGCCTCAGCCCACTCACGGCACCCTGGGAGGAGGCAGCTGTCCCGGGACCCCGGAGATGAGGCGGCGCCAGGAAGAAGCCATGCGGAGGCTGGCATCTCAG GTGGTGGCGTACCATTACTGCCAGGCGGATAACGCCTACACCTGCTTGGTGCCAGAGTTTGTGCACAACGTTGCGGCTCTGCTGTGCCGCTCGCCACACCTCGTTGCCTacagggagcagctgctgagggagCCACACCTGCAGAGTATCCTTAGTCTGCGCTCCTGCGTCCAGGACCCCTTGGCCTCCTTCAGGAGAGGTGTCCTTGAGCCACTGGATGCACTTTATAAAG AGAGGAAGATCATCTCCGAGGAGGACCTCATCATCCTAATTGACGGTCTGAATGAGGCTGAGTTTCACAAGCCAGACTACGGAGACACCATTGTGTCCTTCCTAACCAAAACCATCAACAGGTTCCCTCCCTGGCTCAAACTGGTGGTCACAGTCAGAACCACATTACAG GACATCACCAGCGACCTGCCGTTTCACCGCATCTCTTTGGACGGCCTGGAGGAGAACGATGCCATAGACCAGGATCTGCAGGGCTACATCCTGCACCGCATCCACAGCAGCCCGGAGATCCAGAACAACATCTCTCTCAATGGCAAGATGGATAACACCACCTTTGGGAAGCTCAGCGCCCACCTGAAGGCCTTGAGCCAGGGCTCCTACCTGTACCTCAagctcacctttgacctcatcgAGAAGGGCTATCTGGTCCTCAAAAGTTCCAGCTACAAG gtGGTGCCAGTCAACCTGGCAGAAGTCTACCTGCTGCAGTGCAACATGCGTTTTCCCACCCAGTCTTCATTCGAGAGGGCGCTGCCTCTGCTCAACGTGGCCGTGGCCTCGCTTCATCCTCTGACTGATGAGCAGATCTATCAGGCCATTAATGCTGGCTCACTGCAG GGTACTCTAGACTGGGAGGATTTCCAGCAGCGCGTCGACAACCTGTCAGTCTTCCTGGTGAAGAGGAGGGATGGGACCAGGATGTTTGTTCACCCCTCCTTCAGGGAGTGGCTGAtctggagagaagaaggagaaaagacaaaGTTCCTGTGTGATCCCAG GAGCGGACACACTCTACTGGCCTTCTGGTTCTCCCGTCAGGAGAAGCTGAACAGGCAGCAGACGATTGAGCTGGGCCATCACATCCTCAAAGCACATATCTTCAAG GGTCTCAGTAAGAAAGTCGGGGTTTCCTCGTCTATCTTGCAAGGCCTGTGGGTATCGTACTGCACGGAGGGCCTCTCGGCGGCTCTCTCTTCACTTCGGAACCTCTACACTCCCAACATCAAG gTGAGCCGGCTGCTGATGCTCGGAGGTGCTAATGTGAACTACCGTACGGAGGTGCTGAACAACGCCCCCGTCCTGTGTGTACACTCCCACTTGGGCTACATGGACATGGTGTCTCTGCTGCTTGAGTTCGGCGCCTCTGTTGACGCTCCGTCCGAGAGCGGTCTCACGCCGCTGTGCTACGCCGCCGCGGGGGGGCACATGGCCATCGTGTCCGCCCTCTACCGCAGGAGAGCAAAG GTGGATCACCTGGATAAGAACCGCCAGTGCGCGCTGGTTCACGCAGCCCTGAGGGGCCACATGGAGGTGGTGAAGTTCCTCATCCATTGTGACTGGGGAATgggacaacagcagcagcagtcacctCAAACCCAGCAGCAGGCAGGCCTCACCAAGGGCCAGGCGACCCAGCAGGCATTCATCGCTGCTGCCAGTATGGGATATACAGAG ATTGTGTCTTACCTGCTGAACCTGCCtgagaaagatgaagaggaggtggagcggATTCAGATCAATAACTTTGACACCCTGTGGGGGGAGACAG CTCTGACCGCAGCGTCGGGCCGGGGGAAGCTGGAGGTTTGCCGCGTGTTGCTGGAGCAGGGTGCGGCCGTGGCGCAGACCAACAGGCGCGGCATCGTCCCCCTCTTCAGCGCCGTGCGTCAGGGACACTGGCAG ATCGTGGACCTGCTTCTATCGCACGGTGCAGACGTCAACATGGCCGACAAACAGGGCCGGTCTCCTCTGATGATGGCCGCCTCAGAGGGACACCTGGAGACTGTGGAGTTTTTACTGGCTCAAG aagcctctctgtctctgatgGATAAGGAGGGTCTCACCGCTCTGAGTTGGGCTTGTCTGAAGGGTCACCTGCCCGTCGTCCGCTACCTCGTGGAGAGCGGTGCTGCCACCGACCACGCGGACAAGAACGGCCGCACCCCTCTGGATCTGGCTGCGTTCTACGGGGACTCTGAGGTG gtccagttcttggTTGACCACGGGGCCATGATCGAGCACGTGGACTACAGCGGGATGCGTCCCCTGGACAGGGCGGTGGGCTGCAGAAACACTTCGGTGGTGGTGGCGCTGCTCAAGAAAGGAGCCAAGATAG GTCCGGCCACATGGGCCATGGCCACCTCCAAACCCGACATCATGATCATCTTACTCAGCAAACTCATCGAGGAGGGGGACGGCTTTTACAAG AAGGGGAAGGTGAAGGAAGCGGCACAACGTTACCAGTATGCTCTCAAAAAGTTCCCACGCGAAGGCTTCAGCGAGGACCTCAAGACGTTCAGGGAACTAAAAGTATCGCTGTTCCTCAACCTGTCCCGATGTCGCAGGAAAATGAAC GACTTTGGGATGGCTGAGGAATTTGCTACAAAGGCACTGGAACTGAAACCAAAATGTTACGAGGCCTATTACGCCAGGGCGCGAGCCAAGCGTAGCAGCAG ACAATTTCCTGAAGCCTTGGAGGACCTAAAAGAGGCCATAAAGCATAGCCCCAACAACCGGGAGATCCAGAGGCTGCTCCAgcgggtggaggaggagtgcCACCAGTTCAGCCAGCAGGAGCACCAGCatcaggagctggagctggaacctcccccttcccccccacctaCGCCTCCTCCCGAGGAGGAAGAGTCGCTGTCTTTGGCCatgcctctcccccctcccccggaaCCCCGTCTAGAGGACATGGAGCCCGTCCAAGACTTGTTTGAGGACGAGGACTACCTGGAGCAGGAGTTGGAGGCCATGACGGTGGGTCTTCCCCCACCCGAATCTCTCTCGGATCCTTCCAGCCTCCCTATCATCCAGAGCccgcctctctctcccacccatCCGGATCAGATATACCTAACGGGAGGATCGCCCATGGGTCCGCCTTACGAATACCAtcccacgtcctcctccatgtcctctCCAACTCGGGGGACGTACCAGTCCACGTCGCCCTCCTTGTCCCCGACGCATCAGAATTCACACTACCGACACAGCCCGCCTCACACCTCCCCCGTGCACCAGCAGTCCTACAGCTTCAGCCCACCTCCCCTGGGCTCTGGGGGTCCGGGGATGGATCACCAGAGCCCACCACCATCCCCTTTACGTCGGGCCGCTCAGTACAGATCAAGTCCTCCGCTGGAGAGTGTTTGTCTCTATCGGTCCCAGTCTGGGTCCCCAGTCCGCTATCAGACGGAGCAGCTTCCTGGGAGACCCAAATCGCCCCTCTCTAAAATGAGCAGCCAGCGTTCCTTTCAGCTGAGCTCACAGCCTTCTCTGTCCTCCCAACACCACCAAGCCCAAGGCCTTCGTCTTCAGCCTTCAATAGCCCAGATCGTCCGCACAAACCAGCCCAGCGTGATGGGCAATAGCATCTACGGCGGCCAGATGGGTCACTCCATGGGGGGCCGCTACCAAGGGGGGTCGGTGGATGTGGAGAGCCGACTCGTGTACCAGCCATCGCTGGATGGACGGTCCATGTCCCAGGTCCAGGCCAGCCTCAGTTCTGGGGCCCTCTGTCAGCACGGTGGCCGAGGAGGGGTTATGGAGTCGAGCCTGTTAAAGGATGAGCTACCCCAACGCCCCTCCTCAGCCTACCGCGCCAGCAGCGGGGGCCCGGGGGGCATCCGTTACAGCCAGACGCCTCAGATAAGCCGCAGCCAGTCGGCCGCCTACTACCCCGTCACCGAGCACGTACTGGAACGCAGCGGCGCCGTGCCCCCCTGCCAGCTGGGCTCCCCCGAGATCCCCCATATGGCGAGACGCCCCATCAGTGCCAATACTACTGAGATGAAGCAGCACGTGACGGCCCCCAGACCTCTCATCCATTCTCAGAGCGTCGGCCTCCGGTTCTCGCCCTCCAGCAACAACATCTCGACTGGATCCACCACAAATTTAGCTCCAAGTTTCAGGCCTTCCATTTCTATTCAGCAGATGGAGATCCCCCTCCAGGCCACTTACGAGCGCACCTGCGATGACATCTCCCCCATTTCTCCCTCCCAGGGCGGCGGGGGGCTGTATCAGGGGGAGGCCACGCGCTCTCGGAACACGCCGTTCATGGGCGTCATAGACAAGACCGCGCGGACTCAGCAGTACCTGCATCAGCCCTCCCGGTCCAGGGCCATGACCTCCATGGACTCCGCCATCAGCCCCACCTCGCCCGGCCAGCTAGTTCAGCAAGGATCCACCTACAGCCCCCCCGCTTCGCTGGGCAATATCGCCTACTACAACAAGACAAATAACGCCCAAAATGGACACCTGATAGAAGAGGACTACTACTCCCAGACCCCACCCCCCTCGCTGGGCAAGCTAACAAACGGATCCCGCGGAAGTGGGGACATCCTGGAGCGAGTCAGCCAGGTGCCCACCTACCAGGACGTGAAGGTGGCGAGGACTCTGCCCGTGGCCCAGGCCTACCAGGACAACATGTACCGCCAGCTCTCGCGTGACTCCCGGACCCAGGGCCCCACCTCCCCCATCAAACCAAAGAGACCCTTCGTGGAGTCAAACGTGTGA